From Lolium perenne isolate Kyuss_39 chromosome 5, Kyuss_2.0, whole genome shotgun sequence, a single genomic window includes:
- the LOC127302369 gene encoding uncharacterized protein — protein MSYPPPPGYSPVYPPPSAPGAQQGPYYPPPQQQGYQGYFNQGQQPPPYYYPPQHGGHHHHGHGHHHHDHHVEDHHHHHHHHGHHGDDCCLGFLRGWLAALCCCCMLEECCCCFW, from the exons ATGAGCTACCCGCCTCCGCCAG GGTATTCGCCGGTGTACCCGCCGCCGTCGGCGCCCGGCGCGCAGCAGGGCCCGTACTACCCGCCGCCGCAGCAGCAGGGGTACCAGGGATACTTCAACCAGGGCCAGCAGCCGCCGCCATACTACTACCCGCCGCAGCACGGTGGCCACCACCACCACGGCCACGGCCACCACCACCATGACCACCACGTCGAggaccaccaccatcaccaccaccaccatggccaCCACGGCGATGACTGCTGCCTTGGCTTCCTCAGAGGATG GCTGGCTGCTCTATGCTGCTGCTGCATGCTGGAGGAGTGCTGCTGCTGTTTCTGGTGA